From one Gracilibacillus salinarum genomic stretch:
- a CDS encoding lipoate--protein ligase family protein: MTETWYFIDTGKQSPAYNMAVDECLLRWHSEKLLPPIIRFYQWKPAGLSIGYFQKTTNKIDLEAVNRHNIGLVRRLTGGRAVLHDNELTYSIIVSEDHPKMPRSVKEAYLVLSKGLLNGFQELGIEADFSIPKDKRSSSQSAVCFEEPSWYELVVDNKKAAGSAQTRKNGVILQHGSIPLTVDNHQLYDLFIYRNEQVKQRAREAFQGKAISLNDAAKRTISMSEAQNAFKNGFEKGLDIQLRTFHFNEEQQQKIDTLLHEKYLQNDWNLSR; encoded by the coding sequence ATGACGGAGACTTGGTACTTTATTGATACAGGCAAACAATCACCAGCATATAACATGGCAGTGGATGAATGTTTATTACGATGGCACAGTGAAAAGCTGCTTCCGCCCATTATTCGGTTTTACCAATGGAAGCCCGCTGGGTTATCGATTGGATATTTCCAAAAGACAACGAATAAAATAGATCTGGAAGCCGTCAATCGTCACAACATAGGATTAGTCAGAAGACTTACTGGTGGCAGAGCAGTGCTGCACGATAATGAATTAACTTACAGCATTATAGTCTCAGAAGATCACCCTAAAATGCCTCGATCGGTTAAAGAGGCATACTTAGTGCTCTCCAAAGGCTTATTAAATGGTTTTCAAGAATTAGGAATTGAAGCAGATTTTTCGATACCTAAAGACAAAAGGTCATCCTCCCAATCTGCTGTTTGTTTCGAAGAACCTTCCTGGTATGAATTAGTAGTCGATAATAAGAAAGCCGCCGGAAGTGCCCAAACAAGAAAAAATGGTGTGATCTTACAGCATGGTTCGATCCCTCTCACGGTCGATAACCACCAGCTCTATGATCTATTTATTTACCGGAATGAACAAGTCAAACAAAGAGCACGAGAAGCATTTCAAGGAAAAGCAATCTCATTAAATGATGCAGCAAAACGTACTATTTCAATGAGTGAGGCGCAGAATGCTTTTAAGAATGGGTTCGAAAAAGGCTTGGATATACAATTGAGAACTTTTCATTTTAATGAAGAACAGCAACAGAAAATCGATACGTTATTGCATGAAAAATATTTACAAAATGATTGGAATCTTTCGAGATAG
- the lipA gene encoding lipoyl synthase, whose protein sequence is MAKKEEHVRKPDWLKIKINTNKSYNRLKHLMRDKRLNTVCEEARCPNIHECWSERKTATFMILGDTCTRGCRFCAVKTGLPNELDWGEPARVAESVEIMELKHVVVTAVARDDLKDGGAAVFAETVRQIKAKVPGCTIEILPSDMKGDYESLHTLMDSAPDIFNHNIETVRRLTKRVRAIAMYDRSLELLRRVKEIAPNTPTKSSIMVGLGETKEEIIETMDDLRANNVDIMTIGQYLQPTKKHLNVERYYHPDEFEELKQIALTKGFKHCEAGPLVRSSYHADEQVNQSSAQRRIKYMKGYEESSGEQLKNFTF, encoded by the coding sequence ATGGCAAAGAAAGAAGAACATGTTCGTAAACCTGATTGGCTGAAAATTAAAATTAATACCAACAAATCCTATAACCGCTTGAAGCATTTAATGAGAGATAAACGATTAAATACTGTATGTGAAGAGGCAAGATGTCCGAATATACATGAATGCTGGAGTGAAAGAAAAACCGCTACATTTATGATTTTAGGCGATACTTGTACAAGAGGCTGCCGATTCTGTGCAGTAAAAACTGGTCTTCCTAACGAGTTAGACTGGGGAGAGCCTGCTAGAGTTGCTGAATCTGTTGAAATTATGGAATTAAAGCATGTAGTTGTAACTGCAGTTGCACGTGATGATTTAAAAGACGGTGGTGCTGCTGTTTTCGCTGAAACAGTCCGACAAATCAAAGCGAAGGTGCCAGGATGTACAATTGAAATTCTGCCATCTGATATGAAGGGAGATTATGAAAGCTTACATACATTAATGGACAGTGCTCCAGATATTTTTAATCATAATATTGAAACCGTTCGACGTTTGACAAAAAGAGTACGGGCTATTGCCATGTATGATCGTTCTTTGGAATTATTACGCCGCGTGAAGGAAATAGCTCCTAATACACCAACAAAATCAAGTATTATGGTAGGATTAGGAGAAACAAAAGAAGAAATCATTGAAACAATGGATGATCTGCGTGCAAACAACGTAGATATCATGACTATCGGTCAGTACCTGCAGCCAACAAAGAAACATTTGAATGTAGAACGGTACTATCACCCCGATGAGTTTGAGGAATTAAAACAGATCGCTTTAACAAAAGGTTTTAAGCATTGTGAAGCAGGACCACTTGTCCGTTCTTCCTACCATGCTGATGAACAGGTCAACCAATCATCCGCGCAACGTCGCATCAAATATATGAAAGGCTATGAAGAATCGAGCGGAGAGCAGTTAAAGAACTTTACATTTTAG
- a CDS encoding HAD family hydrolase, translating into MMNNFKALFLDIDGTILRKDHSIEASTIEAVKQAQSQGIEVFLATGRPLHEIDEIAETLQIESLIGYNGAYAVYNGKTIVNEPLDGEIIDHYLEVAKQQQHEMILYTNQLNLLTNRTKDYVKEFIDYFHLKDYQLYDQRYRDDILGITVMNVKPQEPVLYELPNESIYFSQVNVQGLEHNYDVIRESVNKGHAIQHTLKQLAIEPSQAIAFGDGLNDKQMLQAVEHSFAMGNANQELFAYAKHKTTSVEDSGIHNGLAKLGIV; encoded by the coding sequence ATGATGAACAACTTTAAAGCTTTATTTTTAGATATTGATGGCACGATCTTAAGGAAGGATCACTCGATCGAAGCTTCAACGATAGAAGCAGTAAAACAAGCTCAGTCGCAAGGTATTGAAGTTTTCCTTGCGACTGGTCGCCCACTTCATGAAATTGATGAAATTGCCGAGACCTTACAAATTGAGTCATTAATTGGTTACAATGGTGCTTATGCTGTTTATAATGGCAAAACTATTGTTAATGAACCGTTAGATGGTGAAATAATTGATCATTATCTGGAAGTGGCCAAGCAACAGCAGCATGAAATGATCTTGTATACAAATCAGTTGAATCTTTTAACCAATAGGACAAAAGATTATGTGAAGGAATTTATCGATTACTTCCATCTTAAAGATTATCAACTGTATGATCAACGTTATCGCGATGATATTCTGGGAATTACCGTTATGAACGTGAAACCTCAAGAACCAGTGCTATATGAGCTGCCTAACGAGAGCATCTATTTTTCTCAGGTCAATGTTCAGGGTCTTGAACACAACTATGATGTCATCCGCGAAAGTGTCAATAAAGGCCATGCCATTCAGCATACGTTAAAGCAATTAGCTATCGAACCCTCACAGGCCATTGCATTTGGTGATGGCCTGAACGATAAACAAATGCTACAAGCAGTCGAACACAGCTTTGCCATGGGAAATGCCAATCAGGAATTATTTGCCTATGCGAAACACAAGACAACCTCCGTTGAAGACTCCGGCATTCACAACGGACTAGCAAAGCTTGGTATTGTGTAG
- a CDS encoding YjcZ family sporulation protein, translating into MSYYGCNPCGGYGSGYGGGYGSGFALIVVLFILLIIVGASFYS; encoded by the coding sequence ATGAGTTACTACGGATGCAATCCATGCGGTGGGTATGGTAGTGGATATGGCGGTGGATACGGCAGCGGTTTTGCCTTAATCGTTGTACTATTCATTTTGTTAATTATTGTTGGTGCTTCTTTCTATAGCTAA
- a CDS encoding glycoside hydrolase family 127 protein, whose protein sequence is MQNIRLLEGMFKQSQLKGKEYLLYLDVDRLIAPCYEAAGQQAKKSRYGGWEEKEIAGHSLGHWLSAAAAMYHVTQDLQLKEKIDYALTELAYVQSFDKDGYISGFPRDCFDQVFTGEFEVGHFSLGGSWVPWYSIDKIFAGLIDVYQLLKDDRALEIVKKLADWAYSGLKHLTEEQFQKMLICEHGGMMEVFANLYVITEDKRFLELAERFYHQAVLDPLANKEDDLEGKHANTQFPKVIGAAKLYNITGQDKYRTIAEYFWNQVVNYRTYAIGGNSIREHFGPENDEELGILTTETCNTYNMLILTELLFEWNHSAHYYDYYERALYNHILASEDPDSGMKTYFVSSQPGHFKVYHSHDHSFWCCTGTGMENSARYNRRIFEKIADRLYVHLFIAAEWNDGELIVKQQTKFPYQESTTIQIEKTEEGIKEIAIRKPNWAAKDLTITVNGQEVATTETGGYLLINYDFRAGDQIDCSLPMNLHRYDAKDDETKQVLMYGPVILAGALGTENFPETDILNDHLSLNHHPLIDVPTLVTDSALEGQVTCTDSDRLYFETDAIGYPGQQRMKLKPFYDIHHERYTIYWYVMSHALYKERGDAELKQKAKEQAIIVDEVTPHEQQPEVEHHLQAVHSTSGYNNDVHSGWRDARDGGFFSYQLKVEQDRDMYVYVTYNRSDFTIEENGREYQRHFDILVEGEVIATEHFTTPNIGALYGKSYPVPAALMKDKDAVTVTFTAREDAVAGGVYHVRMLNEASFSS, encoded by the coding sequence ATGCAAAACATTCGATTATTAGAAGGTATGTTTAAACAATCTCAACTTAAAGGAAAAGAGTATTTACTCTATTTAGATGTAGACCGTCTTATTGCGCCATGTTACGAAGCTGCTGGTCAACAAGCGAAAAAATCGCGTTATGGTGGATGGGAAGAAAAAGAGATAGCAGGTCATTCGCTTGGTCATTGGCTATCAGCAGCTGCTGCTATGTACCATGTTACACAAGATTTGCAATTGAAAGAAAAAATAGATTACGCATTAACGGAGTTAGCGTATGTTCAATCCTTTGATAAAGATGGCTATATCAGTGGTTTTCCAAGAGACTGTTTTGACCAGGTCTTTACCGGTGAATTTGAAGTAGGCCATTTTAGTTTAGGAGGTTCATGGGTTCCTTGGTATTCAATTGATAAAATATTTGCAGGATTAATCGATGTGTATCAATTGCTAAAGGATGATCGTGCACTGGAAATCGTAAAAAAGCTAGCTGACTGGGCTTATAGCGGATTAAAACATTTGACTGAAGAACAATTTCAAAAGATGTTAATCTGTGAGCACGGTGGGATGATGGAGGTTTTTGCAAATCTATATGTCATAACAGAAGATAAAAGATTTCTAGAATTAGCTGAAAGATTTTATCACCAGGCAGTATTAGATCCATTAGCTAATAAAGAGGATGATTTAGAGGGGAAACATGCCAATACACAATTCCCTAAAGTTATCGGTGCAGCCAAACTGTACAATATTACTGGACAAGATAAATATAGAACGATAGCAGAATATTTCTGGAATCAAGTTGTAAATTACAGAACCTATGCAATCGGGGGCAATAGTATCAGAGAACACTTTGGCCCGGAAAATGATGAAGAGTTGGGGATTCTGACTACAGAAACTTGTAATACTTATAACATGCTGATATTGACAGAATTGCTATTTGAATGGAATCATTCTGCTCATTACTATGATTATTACGAGCGGGCGTTGTATAATCATATATTGGCTTCTGAGGATCCGGATTCGGGGATGAAAACATATTTTGTTTCGTCACAGCCTGGCCATTTTAAAGTATATCATTCACATGATCACTCTTTTTGGTGCTGTACGGGAACAGGAATGGAAAATTCGGCAAGATACAATCGGCGTATTTTTGAAAAGATTGCCGATCGTTTATATGTCCATTTATTTATTGCGGCGGAATGGAATGATGGTGAGCTGATTGTTAAACAACAAACAAAGTTCCCGTATCAAGAATCTACGACCATTCAAATTGAGAAAACAGAGGAGGGAATCAAAGAAATAGCAATTCGAAAACCGAACTGGGCGGCTAAAGATCTAACCATCACGGTTAATGGGCAAGAAGTGGCAACTACCGAAACAGGAGGCTATTTGTTGATTAACTACGATTTTCGTGCTGGCGATCAGATCGACTGTTCGCTCCCAATGAATCTGCATCGTTATGATGCTAAAGATGATGAAACTAAACAGGTTTTGATGTATGGTCCGGTTATTCTAGCTGGTGCATTGGGAACAGAAAACTTTCCTGAGACAGATATTTTGAATGACCACCTTTCCTTGAATCATCATCCATTGATTGACGTACCTACTCTTGTTACAGACAGTGCACTGGAAGGTCAGGTAACTTGCACAGATTCTGACCGACTATATTTCGAAACAGATGCGATTGGATATCCTGGCCAGCAACGAATGAAGTTGAAACCTTTCTATGATATTCATCATGAGCGTTATACGATTTATTGGTACGTAATGTCTCATGCGCTCTATAAAGAACGTGGTGATGCAGAATTAAAGCAAAAGGCGAAAGAGCAGGCGATTATTGTGGATGAAGTGACTCCTCATGAACAACAGCCAGAGGTTGAACATCACCTGCAAGCAGTTCATTCAACATCTGGCTATAACAATGATGTCCACAGTGGGTGGCGTGATGCACGAGATGGTGGATTTTTTAGCTATCAATTGAAAGTAGAGCAAGATCGAGATATGTATGTATATGTTACGTATAACCGGAGTGATTTTACCATAGAGGAAAATGGTCGAGAGTATCAACGCCATTTTGATATACTGGTAGAGGGAGAAGTAATTGCAACGGAGCACTTTACAACGCCAAACATTGGAGCACTTTACGGAAAAAGCTATCCCGTGCCAGCAGCTCTAATGAAAGATAAAGACGCCGTAACGGTGACATTTACTGCAAGGGAAGATGCTGTTGCGGGAGGAGTTTATCATGTTCGTATGCTAAACGAAGCATCTTTCTCATCATAA
- a CDS encoding AraC family transcriptional regulator has protein sequence MDHSVAICNHSLSLIQEIGRMEDRDGVLKHPDRVMPDLHVFVYVTRGRLQVIEDGEEFILTKGNYLFLRKNVHHWGDDFYQSGSNWFYIHFYDNASSESLPEYNIFGKTSLIHQDEYHTKVTMPKSGKVAHTGYAEAQLDQLMEWYESQHPMRPMLLSMHAHQFFLELYTQRLEAYTNKKSNRMVAKMIQLMDEHDDHKLASDEIADTLGMNYAYLSTIFKEQTGKSVTQYQNERIIEKAIHLFRKENYNVSEVSDLLGFANPFYFSRVFKKITGMSPSVYLKQIYRG, from the coding sequence ATGGATCATTCTGTAGCAATCTGCAATCATTCTCTTTCATTAATTCAAGAAATCGGTCGGATGGAGGACAGAGATGGGGTCTTAAAGCACCCAGATCGTGTAATGCCAGATTTACATGTATTTGTTTATGTAACAAGGGGCAGGCTTCAAGTTATCGAAGATGGCGAGGAATTCATTCTCACAAAAGGTAACTATCTTTTTCTTAGAAAGAATGTTCATCATTGGGGGGATGACTTTTATCAATCTGGATCCAATTGGTTTTATATTCATTTTTATGATAATGCTTCATCAGAATCGTTACCTGAATATAATATCTTTGGAAAAACGTCGCTGATTCACCAGGATGAATACCATACCAAAGTAACGATGCCAAAAAGTGGTAAAGTAGCACATACTGGATACGCGGAAGCACAGCTTGACCAGTTAATGGAATGGTATGAATCGCAGCATCCAATGAGACCAATGCTCTTATCCATGCATGCTCACCAATTTTTCTTAGAATTATACACACAGCGTCTTGAAGCTTACACTAATAAAAAATCGAATCGCATGGTAGCGAAAATGATTCAATTAATGGATGAACATGATGATCATAAACTAGCCAGTGATGAAATCGCTGATACACTGGGGATGAATTATGCCTATCTCTCTACCATTTTTAAAGAACAGACAGGTAAAAGCGTTACCCAATATCAAAATGAGCGGATAATCGAAAAAGCGATTCATTTATTCCGAAAAGAAAATTATAATGTATCAGAGGTTAGCGATTTATTAGGTTTTGCAAACCCTTTTTATTTCAGTCGTGTTTTTAAGAAAATTACTGGAATGTCTCCTTCTGTTTATTTGAAGCAAATCTATCGGGGATAG
- a CDS encoding GNAT family N-acetyltransferase, translating into MDIKKDNLQGEEIKELIIDHLNSMTLHSPPESIHALNLDELRKPELTFWTVWEGSELLGCGALKELSATDGEIKSMKTSPQHLRKGVSTCLLQFIIDEAKQRGYTRLSLETGSMAAFAPARKLYEKFGFHYCNPFSNYREDENSVFMTKEIY; encoded by the coding sequence TTGGATATCAAAAAAGATAATTTGCAAGGGGAAGAAATAAAAGAGTTAATTATAGATCATTTAAACAGTATGACTTTGCATTCCCCTCCAGAGAGTATCCATGCTTTGAACCTGGATGAATTACGAAAACCAGAGCTTACATTCTGGACGGTGTGGGAAGGAAGTGAATTACTTGGATGTGGGGCCTTAAAGGAGCTGAGTGCGACGGATGGTGAAATAAAATCGATGAAAACATCGCCTCAGCATTTGCGTAAAGGTGTTTCAACTTGTTTATTGCAATTTATAATCGATGAGGCGAAGCAGAGAGGATATACACGACTTAGTTTAGAGACTGGTTCTATGGCTGCATTTGCCCCCGCGAGAAAGCTCTATGAAAAATTTGGCTTCCATTATTGTAATCCATTTTCCAATTATAGAGAAGATGAGAACAGTGTTTTCATGACAAAAGAAATTTACTGA
- a CDS encoding NUDIX hydrolase, whose product MEDEVLNVFDDKGSCTGVATRADVHTYGYWHEVFHCWFISRESNADYVYIQLRSDSKKDYPGLFDITAAGHLLANETVEDGVREIKEELGVTLRFDQLNALGIITYTNVVENFIDKEMANVFLYCSSLDFEDFTLQEEEVAGIVKVTFQDFFDLWVGDREQIHMEGFTVKEKKKKWIEGNIGTNHFVPHQTMFYQSVAERIKNYISFIDVKRGERLGYQKR is encoded by the coding sequence ATGGAAGACGAAGTGTTAAATGTGTTCGACGATAAAGGAAGTTGTACAGGTGTAGCCACTCGTGCAGATGTACATACCTATGGTTATTGGCATGAAGTATTTCATTGCTGGTTTATTAGTAGAGAATCGAATGCAGATTACGTATACATACAATTACGGAGTGACAGCAAGAAGGACTATCCAGGGCTTTTTGATATTACTGCAGCAGGTCATTTGCTGGCAAATGAAACGGTAGAAGATGGTGTTCGAGAAATTAAAGAAGAGTTAGGCGTCACGCTTCGTTTCGATCAATTAAATGCCTTAGGAATCATTACGTATACGAATGTAGTGGAGAACTTTATTGATAAAGAAATGGCAAATGTATTCTTGTACTGCAGTTCCTTGGATTTCGAGGATTTTACGCTTCAGGAAGAAGAGGTAGCCGGCATAGTAAAGGTCACTTTTCAGGATTTTTTCGATTTGTGGGTAGGAGACAGAGAGCAGATCCATATGGAAGGATTCACTGTGAAAGAAAAGAAGAAGAAGTGGATCGAAGGGAACATTGGAACAAACCATTTTGTACCACATCAAACTATGTTCTATCAGTCTGTTGCGGAACGTATTAAAAATTATATTTCGTTTATAGACGTGAAAAGAGGCGAACGACTTGGATATCAAAAAAGATAA
- a CDS encoding D-alanine--D-alanine ligase family protein codes for MKTKVAVIFGGVSVEHEVSVISALQAINAMDSSKYEAIPVYISKSREWYTGEVLKDIENYKNLDQLFKDADKVVFEQENENTIVLKKKERSMFSKGVITDIDVVFPVIHGTNGEDGSLQGYLELLGLPYVGCDVASSAAGMDKVMMKQILRDAGVPIVDYQWFYASQWHEDQEKIKQLAEQVGYPVIVKPANLGSSVGISKAANAEELEEAVDLAVSYSFKVIIEKMVTDLTEVNCSVIGDYEQVESSVCEQVLSTDEILSYADKYQSGGKTGDTKGMESVNRVIPAEISEEATTKVKQLAEQTFKLLNASGVSRIDFLLNPDGEVFVNEINTIPGSLSFYLWEPSGKNFEQLTDQLIQLALKRERERQSIQFSIDTNLFSLHSKNGGSKGK; via the coding sequence GTGAAAACAAAAGTAGCCGTCATTTTTGGTGGTGTATCAGTAGAGCACGAAGTATCGGTTATTTCGGCTCTGCAGGCAATTAATGCCATGGACTCATCTAAATATGAAGCAATTCCAGTATATATAAGTAAATCACGTGAGTGGTATACAGGTGAGGTATTAAAAGATATTGAGAATTATAAAAATCTGGATCAGCTGTTTAAAGATGCTGACAAAGTCGTGTTTGAACAGGAAAATGAGAATACGATTGTTTTAAAGAAAAAAGAACGTTCCATGTTTTCAAAAGGGGTAATTACAGACATCGATGTAGTTTTTCCAGTTATTCATGGTACGAACGGGGAAGACGGTTCTTTACAAGGCTATTTGGAATTATTAGGTCTGCCGTATGTAGGCTGTGATGTAGCTTCATCTGCGGCCGGAATGGATAAAGTAATGATGAAGCAAATCTTAAGGGACGCTGGTGTTCCAATCGTAGATTATCAATGGTTTTATGCTAGTCAGTGGCATGAAGACCAGGAGAAAATCAAGCAACTAGCGGAACAAGTAGGCTACCCGGTTATTGTGAAGCCTGCTAACTTAGGTTCAAGTGTGGGTATATCCAAAGCAGCTAATGCGGAAGAATTAGAAGAAGCTGTAGATTTGGCTGTTTCTTATAGTTTCAAAGTAATCATCGAGAAAATGGTAACAGATTTAACAGAAGTAAATTGCTCTGTTATCGGAGATTACGAACAGGTTGAAAGCTCAGTATGTGAACAGGTATTAAGCACAGATGAAATTCTCTCTTATGCTGATAAATACCAAAGCGGAGGGAAAACGGGTGATACTAAGGGAATGGAAAGTGTCAACCGGGTTATACCTGCAGAAATTTCTGAAGAGGCAACGACTAAAGTAAAACAATTAGCTGAACAAACTTTTAAATTATTAAATGCTAGCGGCGTATCACGAATTGACTTTTTACTGAATCCCGACGGTGAAGTATTCGTCAATGAAATCAATACCATCCCTGGTTCCTTGTCATTTTATCTGTGGGAACCAAGCGGAAAGAACTTTGAACAGCTGACGGATCAATTGATTCAGCTTGCCTTAAAGAGGGAAAGAGAACGTCAATCGATTCAATTCTCTATCGATACCAACCTTTTCTCTCTTCATAGCAAAAATGGCGGATCCAAAGGAAAATAA
- a CDS encoding UDP-N-acetylmuramoyl-tripeptide--D-alanyl-D-alanine ligase produces the protein MQIVLSLLSVIWIAYLYFRVKQGLHMLQLNSYFNNRLYRWMTGHRMRVFPVNEWLALAVAIIYYFTENWIVFLIVLLGLFVPRNKQEKKKLVVTARVKRLIITIAIIYLFLIATSLHFIWNNYPLSYAVFVIVLGSLFTYAIILLANLINRPIENRIKEHYYQDAKRIIDSAKNTRKVGITGSFGKTSTKFILDTILSSHFNTLKTPNSFNTKIGVTITIRNSLKPYHDVFIAEMGAKEPGNIQEICELVGHKYAILTAIGEQHLETFKTLENIKKTKFEIVETLPEDGIAFLNGDDENIMSYTPKNPCRKVYFAIDDQKADYVASNIRFHNKGTTFTVSNKAGTLHADFETKLLGKHNVYNILAAISVAWEMDVPLNKLQLGVKKIQAVKHRMEIKKGFGNLTVIDDSFNSNPTGSRMALEVLGTMEGFKVLVTPGMVELGDKEYEYNKMFGQYAADACDYVILVGAKQTKPIQDGLREKNYPEDQLFIATDLNHAISQIQALNRQDAIILLENDLPDTYNE, from the coding sequence ATGCAAATCGTTTTAAGCTTATTAAGTGTCATATGGATCGCCTATTTGTATTTTCGAGTTAAACAGGGCCTTCATATGTTGCAATTGAACAGTTATTTTAATAATCGTTTATACAGGTGGATGACAGGGCACCGGATGCGTGTTTTTCCTGTCAATGAATGGCTGGCGCTAGCCGTTGCCATCATTTATTATTTTACGGAAAATTGGATTGTTTTTTTGATCGTGTTATTAGGACTTTTCGTACCAAGAAACAAACAAGAGAAGAAAAAGCTTGTTGTAACAGCCCGGGTAAAACGTCTGATCATTACAATAGCCATTATTTATCTCTTTTTGATTGCTACTAGCTTGCATTTCATCTGGAATAATTATCCATTAAGCTATGCAGTATTCGTGATCGTATTAGGATCATTGTTTACATATGCTATTATTTTATTAGCTAATCTAATAAATCGTCCGATCGAAAATAGAATTAAAGAGCACTATTACCAGGATGCAAAACGGATTATTGATAGTGCCAAAAATACAAGAAAAGTTGGTATTACAGGAAGTTTCGGGAAAACAAGTACAAAATTCATCCTGGATACGATCTTATCTTCTCATTTTAATACATTGAAAACACCGAACAGTTTCAATACAAAAATCGGGGTTACGATTACTATCCGTAATTCATTGAAACCATACCATGATGTATTCATTGCAGAAATGGGAGCAAAAGAGCCTGGCAATATTCAGGAAATCTGTGAGCTTGTTGGTCATAAATATGCGATTCTTACAGCCATTGGCGAACAGCATCTAGAGACATTTAAAACATTAGAAAATATTAAAAAGACAAAATTTGAAATTGTTGAAACATTACCAGAGGATGGTATCGCCTTTTTAAATGGTGATGATGAGAATATTATGTCTTATACACCAAAGAATCCTTGTCGCAAAGTTTATTTTGCGATTGATGATCAAAAGGCTGATTATGTGGCTTCTAACATACGTTTCCACAATAAAGGGACGACATTCACCGTTTCAAATAAAGCAGGAACATTGCATGCTGATTTTGAGACGAAATTGTTAGGGAAGCATAATGTTTACAATATTTTAGCAGCGATAAGTGTTGCTTGGGAAATGGATGTACCGTTAAATAAACTGCAGTTAGGTGTAAAGAAAATTCAGGCAGTTAAACACAGAATGGAAATAAAAAAAGGTTTCGGTAATTTAACAGTAATCGACGATAGCTTCAACTCTAATCCGACTGGTTCAAGAATGGCATTAGAAGTATTAGGTACAATGGAAGGCTTTAAAGTACTTGTGACACCAGGTATGGTTGAGCTGGGCGATAAAGAGTATGAGTATAACAAAATGTTTGGACAGTATGCAGCTGATGCCTGTGATTATGTTATACTAGTCGGTGCTAAACAAACTAAACCTATTCAGGATGGGCTTCGTGAGAAGAATTATCCAGAGGATCAATTGTTTATCGCTACCGATTTAAATCATGCAATATCCCAAATCCAGGCGTTGAATCGTCAAGACGCTATTATTTTATTAGAAAACGATTTGCCGGACACTTACAATGAGTAA
- a CDS encoding alpha/beta fold hydrolase, producing MFIEVDQLNIHYKQTGEGRPIVMLHGWGTSLDLFDDLQQKLSNQFQVTSLDFPGFGASDDPSESWNVDQYTDFLEKFLQKLQITNPILIGHSFGGRVSIKYADRHQQGVHKIILIGSAGIKPKRKLDYYVKVYSYKTLKKVLSLPGINRYKDDIIAKYRGKAGSADYQNASRVMQQTLSKVVNEDLQNHMPNIKAPTLLIWGENDTATPVSDAKVMEQLIPNAGLAVIENATHYVFLEHKQRVAIIIDTFLEEDKGAV from the coding sequence GTGTTTATCGAAGTTGATCAATTAAATATACATTATAAACAAACAGGAGAGGGTCGTCCAATTGTGATGTTGCATGGTTGGGGAACGAGTCTCGATTTATTTGATGACCTGCAGCAGAAGTTGAGTAACCAATTTCAAGTTACTTCACTTGATTTTCCTGGATTCGGGGCAAGTGATGACCCCAGTGAATCATGGAATGTTGATCAATACACAGATTTTTTAGAGAAGTTTTTGCAAAAATTACAAATAACAAATCCAATTTTAATTGGTCACTCTTTCGGAGGGCGTGTATCGATAAAATATGCTGATCGCCATCAGCAAGGTGTGCACAAAATCATCTTGATTGGCAGTGCCGGTATTAAGCCGAAACGAAAATTAGATTATTATGTAAAAGTATATAGTTATAAAACGTTAAAAAAAGTACTTAGTTTACCTGGAATCAACCGTTATAAAGACGATATAATTGCAAAGTATCGCGGAAAAGCTGGTTCTGCTGACTATCAAAATGCTTCTCGCGTAATGCAGCAAACGTTAAGTAAGGTTGTGAATGAAGATCTGCAAAATCATATGCCAAATATTAAAGCACCTACTTTGCTTATTTGGGGAGAAAATGATACCGCTACGCCTGTTAGTGATGCAAAGGTGATGGAACAATTAATCCCTAATGCGGGTCTGGCTGTCATCGAAAATGCTACCCATTACGTGTTTCTTGAGCACAAGCAGCGGGTAGCCATTATTATAGATACTTTTTTAGAAGAAGATAAAGGAGCAGTATGA